The Candidatus Methylomirabilis limnetica genome contains a region encoding:
- a CDS encoding glycogen-binding domain-containing protein, whose translation MTEGLAMGRIASFSFRCPGAGSVILAGDFNGWNVSAHPMVYDGIQEVWTVALPLEPGRYEYKFFVDGRVWWNDPSAPKVPNVWGSENSYLDIE comes from the coding sequence ATGACAGAGGGATTGGCTATGGGAAGGATTGCCAGCTTCAGCTTTCGCTGTCCTGGAGCCGGGTCGGTCATCCTGGCGGGGGATTTCAACGGCTGGAATGTGTCGGCCCACCCGATGGTCTATGACGGCATCCAGGAGGTATGGACCGTCGCGCTTCCGTTAGAGCCTGGCCGATACGAGTACAAGTTCTTCGTGGATGGTCGGGTGTGGTGGAACGACCCCTCCGCACCAAAAGTTCCCAATGTCTGGGGGAGTGAGAATTCATACCTCGATATCGAGTAG
- a CDS encoding SRPBCC family protein: MFAATLLLLQAASLGTGESATTGLTAGELTRMEKGGVVVKTDTYPTGDGARGAKVKAYCIINKPPDVAWAVMLDYHKFDEFMPRLEKVEVLEKTTSTMKVTETVRVPLGVISYTIDLIFTPAQRTVNWTLDKSRKHDIAETFGAWEILPYRQDKTILRYTTTLNSGFFVPRLVEEFLIRNDLSDALLGLKQRTESDGTWKKK, encoded by the coding sequence ATGTTTGCCGCGACCCTGTTACTGCTTCAGGCAGCCTCTTTAGGGACGGGTGAGTCAGCAACCACTGGACTTACGGCAGGTGAATTAACCAGGATGGAAAAGGGTGGCGTGGTGGTCAAGACAGATACCTACCCCACGGGGGACGGCGCGCGCGGCGCCAAAGTCAAAGCCTACTGCATCATTAACAAGCCACCGGACGTCGCGTGGGCGGTCATGCTGGACTATCATAAGTTCGACGAATTTATGCCGCGGCTCGAGAAGGTTGAGGTTCTGGAAAAGACAACAAGCACCATGAAGGTCACCGAGACGGTTCGCGTTCCGCTCGGCGTGATCAGCTATACGATCGATCTGATTTTTACGCCCGCGCAGAGGACAGTGAACTGGACGCTGGATAAATCGAGGAAACACGATATCGCGGAGACGTTCGGTGCGTGGGAGATCCTCCCGTATAGACAGGATAAGACCATTCTTCGATACACAACCACCTTGAACAGCGGCTTCTTTGTCCCCAGGTTAGTGGAAGAATTCCTGATCAGGAACGATTTGTCTGATGCGCTGTTGGGCCTGAAGCAGCGCACCGAATCCGACGGGACGTGGAAGAAGAAATGA